The Deltaproteobacteria bacterium DNA segment CATTAATATCATTTTCCTCTCCTAATGCATTGATGCAGGCGGATGCCTTCTCCATTGTCTCTTCATATTCCCTTTGAGGAAGAGAATCATAAACGATTCCTGCACCCACACCCACAAATGCCTTATTTTCTTTCCACACAATGGTGCGTATGGTGATGCACATATCCATATTCCCATCATATCCAAAGTAACCCACACTACCGGCATAAGGACCTCTTCTTGTTTTTTCTAAGCTTGCAATTATTTGCATCGCTCTCACCTTTGGTGCACCGGACACCGTTCCTGCGGGAAAGCAGGATTTAAATAGATCAAACATATCTTTATCTTTCTCTATTTTTGCTTTAATGTCGGAAACGATATGCATAACCTTTGAAAACTTCTCTACATACATGAAATTTTCTACCTTTACAGTTCCTGCTTCCGCTACTCTTCCCACATCATTTCTTGCCAGATCAACAAGCATCAAATGCTCAGCTTTTTCTTTCTCATCCTGAAGGAGTTCTTTTTCCAGTTTCTCATCCTCTTTTTTTGTTTTGCCTCTGCGACGAGTACCTGCAATAGGCGAGATTTCAATGGTTTCTCCTTCCAATCTCACCAGAACTTCTGGAGATGAACCGATGAGTTTAAAAGAATCAAAATCAATGTAAAACATATAAGGAGAAGGATTACTCCTCCTTAAAGTCCGATAGATATCAAAAGGAGACACATCTGTTGAACATACAATGTGATGCGCCAAAACAGACTGTATTATCTCGCCGTCTTCTATATACCTCTTTGCCTTTCTTACCATCTCTTCAAACGCTTCTCTGTGTAAAGTGGATACAGGAAAAGATTTGCCTCCCCCCTCATCGTAAGAGAACGGACGGCGGAGGAGAGACAGAATTTTATCTATCATCTTTTCTGCTTTTTCATAATCTTGAGGCTGCATTGCATTATAAACTATGCGAAATGTCTTACGAAAATCATCAAATATGATAACCGCCTTTGTAAATAAAAGACAAATGTCCGGCAGGGAATAGATGTCTTCTGAAGGTAAGGCAATCTTATTCCATAAAGAAGCACAATCATATCCTATATACCCCACGCCACCCCCAAAAAAACGAGGCAATTCCTTCAATTTGAGTGTTTTTTTGGAGAAATATCTATCTTTAAGCAAAGACAAAGGCTTCTCATCTTCGCCAATGCTAAAGGAAAATGTCTCCAATCTGTCAAATCCTATAAACGAATACCTGCCCCATCTTTTACTTTTCTCTACACTCTCTAAAAGGTAGCAGGCCCCATAATCTTTGAGTTTTAAATAAATAGATATAGCTGTATCCGTATCACAGGGAAAATCTGCGTATAAAGGGACGATGTCAAAACTTTTTAGATATTCCAAAAATTCACCTTCGGACATATTCAACATAAAACCTCCAAACAAAAAAGGCTTGACGACTCATCCAAGCCGTCAAGCCCATACAAAAATAGCCGCCGACTCAGACATCCTTTTCCTGTCTGCGCCAAGCGGCTTGAGTTAAATTTATCTCAAACTTACTGGCGAGCAGGTTTAACTGCCCACCACCAAACCTTAAATATCATTTTCATGAGTATAAAGATATATATTTTATATTTATTGTCAAGGAAAAATACCAGAGGTATCTTTCCTTGCAACTGCCTTCGGCAGTTGTCAAGATAAACAATAAATAACTCCACCGCATAGAGCAGGGTATCACCAGATGTCATTCCGCCCCCGCATCGGTGTGCGGGGTGACATTACTTCCTCCTGTCATTCCGCACCTGATGCGGAATCTGGAAAGAATATTAGTCTCTGGATTACCCAGAATTGGATGAAAAAAGAAATATTAGCCTCGGGATTAAGCGGATTTTCTCCTTCTTTGTCATTCCGCACCTGATGCGGAATCTGGATTCCCGTTTTCACCTGCCTGTGCAGGCACGGCAGGCAGGCGGGAATGACACAAAACGCAGATTTGGTCGTAAAAATTTTAAGGGAGAATTTTTATGACAAAACGCGGCGAGCCGCGAGGCATTAACCCTACTATATGGAATAAAAGAATTTTTTTCTTCTTATGGAATATTCCCCATTTTGCAAAGCATTATTTGAAAATTTAAGGGAAAATTGCGTTGCAAATGTAAGAGAAGAAAGTGGAATTAACTTTTCAGGTGCAGTAGATTGTGAAGAAAATGATAACGGCTTTAAAATAAATGTTTACTTTCAAATTATGCAAACAGGCATAAGCAAGACGAAAATCAAGATCGATATAACAAAGCTTGGCCACTCTTTTGTTCTATTTTTACTACAAAATATTAAATGTAATACTGTATTCAGAAACAGACCAATAAAATTTGATAAAATCACAATTTTTACTATAATTAAAGTAAAGATTAAGTTTAAAAGGAGGAATTTATGCCAAAGGTTGCAACAAAGCTTCGTGTATCTAAAAAAGGTCAAATAAGCATCCCAAAGCAAGTTAGAAATAAATTGGGTATAAAACCGGGGGATGTGGTGGTTTTTGAGCAAGCAGAAGAAGGATTTGTGCTGAAAAAGAAAAAAACTGCACTTGATTATGTAGGATACATTAAACCCAAAAAAGAAATAGATATAGACGAACTGATAGAGGAAGCAAGGATAGAGGAAGGAGTTAAGAGATCTCTGCTATAGCATTAGATACAAACTTCATATTGTCTTTATTTATACAAAGAAAACACACCAAAAGAGTAAAGGAACTATTGGAAGAATTTATAAAAAATAAAAGTGTAATCTTTGTCCCCCAACAGGCCATTGCTGAAACTATATATGTTCTGGGAAATATACACAAAATTGATGATTCTATTCAGAAATTATCAAGAGTAGAGAAAAAGGAAATGATAGAAAGTTTAATAAACACTCCTAAAATCAAGGTGGAGAAGGAACTCTCTATTAGAGAAGCTCTGAGCTTGTATTGCAACTTAAACATAAAATTTGGTGATTGCCTTATATATACAACAATCAAGAAAAACGGTATAGACACGATAGCCACTTTTGATAGAGATTTTGATAAGCTGGATATCAGTGTTGTAAAGTGAATATAAAGCCTGACCCCCTGACCTGAATGCTCGGTTATTCTGTTTTGACAACAACAGCTATATACCAATTGAAAAATCCATTTTCTCAATTATACTTGACAGAGTGGACAAATTTGGGTATTATTGCAAGTAAGAATGAGAAATATTGATTTTTTATCTAAAATAGCCAGGGAAAAGGAAATATTCACCCTTGATGATGTTTATAAAATTACTGGAACAAACAGGGAATATCTCAGGAAGATTCTTTATAGACTGGGAAAAATAGGATTAATAGAGAGAATAGAAAGAGGTAAATATATGCTCATCCCTCTTTGGGGTGAGAAGGGAAAATACACTTTGCATGAATTCATAATCGGTTCTGTTATTGTGAGTCCTTATGCAATTTCCTACTGGAGTGCCTTAAATTACTATGGACTAACTGAACAAATACCAACAACGGTTTTTATGCAGACCACTTCGTGGAAAAAGAAACAACAGATGAACATTTTTGGCGTGAAATATAAGATTGTCAGAGTAAAAAAATCAAAAATTTTTGGCATAAGGAAGGAATGGATTGAAGAAACTCAAATAAATATCACGGATAAAGAGAAAGCTATAATTGATTGCCTTGATAAGCCTCAATACTGTGGAGGAATAATTGAAGTGACAAAGGGGCTGAAAAATGGAAAATTTAACAAGGATGATCTTGTCAAATATGCTGAAAAAATGAGCAATTCGGCAATCTTAAGGAGACTTGGCTATCTGTGCGACCTTTTAGGAATAACTATTTCTATCCCTGAAGTTAATACAAGAAACTACCTTTATCTTGACCCGACAATGCCACATAAGGGCGAGAAAAATGCAAAATGGAGATTAATTGTAAATATAGATGAAAGCGTCTTGGGAGAATTGGAATGATTAAAAAAACAGGAAATAAGGCAAGAGGGTAATATTTATAGACAGCTGGCTATATATCTGATAAAAAGATATACAGCATTGCCGTTGAGAGAGATAGGAGAACTGTTTAATATGGATTATACAAGCATATCTGCAGCGGCAAAGAGATTTGAGAAAAAGGCAAATAATGACAAGAGGACATCGGGAATGTTTAGGAAAATAACAAAGAAAATAGAAGAAGGAATTAGGTGAATATCAAATGCAAAGACGCAACCCTATTCTTACTTTGTGACATTTTTGAATAGTAACCACAAAAACCATCTAAAACCATCTAACTTATTGACAAATCTTATAAAATAGGTAGTCTCAGAATATGTGGGATATATTGAGAGAAGCATTTACAAGTACAGCAGGTAGTTTTATAACCATCATTTTAATTGCCGCCTTTATAGTAATATTTGTTTCGTGGCTCGTCCTGCCCTTTATTTTATGGAATATAAAGAGTGAATTGAAAAACATTAAAAACGCATTAGAGAAAAAAACGAAAGAAAAAGATAATTAAATTTCTACTTTCACCGTATCCCAGTTTTTACATTGCGGACAGCGCCAGAAACAAGAAGAAGAAATAAAACCGCACCGTGTACAAACATATTTCACTTCTCTGCCGCCGACATAATTTAAACTCTCCTTCATTATTATTTGCATATCTTCATTATCCTTTCCCAACAGTGAAAGCACATCAAGCAACCTTTGAGCAATATACACTCCCTTAAACCCTCTCTTAAAAAATAAAAAGCGGTATAAACTTAAAGCCTTTGAAGGTTCAGCAATTCTTTCATAGGAACGAGCAGCGAAATAAAGAGCATAAATGCTGGTTTTATTTTTAATAAGCATTTCCCTCACTACTCCTTTTAATTTCTCCTTATTTTCCATATTTTCTAAAACAAGATAGGCAAAAGACGGCTTCTCTATGGCTATTTTTCTCCATATCTCATATGCTTTTTTCTGTTTATCTTTTGCCATATATACTTTTCCCAACCATAGACAAGCATCCACACAGCTCTCATCACTGTCAAAGGCTTTTTTTAGCTTTTCCTGAGCTTTATCTAAATCACCATCGGCAAACAATTTCTTCCCCCATTCCGTATAAAGATGAGCAACCACATTATCCTCTGACCCAAATCTCTTTTGCCATCTTGCCAAACTTTCCCAATCTTTATTGTCCTCATAAACCTCTTCTAAAAATTTGTGTGCCTGTTTATCCAGTGGGTTTAGTTCTAATGCCTTCTTGAAAGCTTCTTCTGCTCTACTATATAATCCTGCTTTCTTATAATCCACTCCTATACTGGTAAAAATGTCCGCTTTTTTCTCATAACTCAGGTGAGATCTGCCTAAAAGACTCTTATGTACAATAAGCGCTCTATTGAGCTCTCCCCTCTTCCTGAATAGGTTGCCAATACTCAAATACACATCTATCAAGTCCGGTTGATCTGTCACTACCTTGGCCAATTCTTCTATAGCTTTATCCGTCTCATCATCAATTATATAACTTATTCCCTTTACATAACCCTCTATACTCTTTTCTCTTGCCTTCTCCTTTCGTTTCTTTAAAAATCTCATTCCATAGCCGCCAAGGAAGCCCGCTACAAAGGCAATAGAAATATCAAAAACAATTCTTTGACTTATAATTTCAGTCCACATCTGCTTCTGTTTCTTTCTCTTTTTGCTCACTCCTCTCCACTATTGGTAGATTTCTTAGATACTCAACCTCTTTTTTTAATTCTTCAGATTCTTTGTTCTTTTTCTTTAATGATCTCCTTAACTCCACTTCACTCAAGTATGAAAAAAGCCAGCCTATAAGGAGACCTACAAACAGAGTAATAAATACTACCAACCACAAAGGTAAAGGCGAGGATAAAACAGTAAAATATCTTATCTCTACATTTTCATTGTTTTGTAAAACAAAAGCAATGAAAAAAACCACCACAATTGCCAGGATAACAACTCTTAAAGTTTTCATAATCCCTCCTGTTAAAAAAACTTCTTCAACTGGCGATATACCTCATCGTTAGATTCTGCTATCACCTTCGTATCCGAGATAATAGGCATAAAATTGGTATCCGAAGACCAGCGAGGAACAATATGAATATGCATGTGATCTTTTACTCCTGCTCCTGCAATTTTACCCAAATTCATACCAATATTGTATCCGTCGGGTTGCATTGATTTATCTATGACAGAGATAGCTTTCCTCACAAATCCATACAATTCTGCCACTTCTTCTGAAGACAGAGAAGTAATATCCGCAGTATGACGGTTGGGAACCACCATTAAATGTCCTGGATTATAGGGATAAATATTGATAACAACAAAACAGTATTTCCCTCTGGCGATAACATGATTTTTTTCATCATCATTTTCCTTTAACTTACTACATAAAAAACATCCCTTTTCATCTTTAATACTCAAAACATATTTAATTCTCCACGGCGCCCATAATCTATCCATCATATTCTCCTTTTATCTATCACTCTTTTCGCCTTTCCCTCACTACGCTTTACAGTGCCAGGTTCTACTAACCTCACTCCCACACTCATCCCTAAAACACTACGCAATTCATCTCTAATTCGCTCCACTAAAAGTCTTTGTTTTCTCATCTCATCAAAAAACATCTTTTCCGTCATTTCCACCCAGACCTCCATCACATCCATTGCTCCTTCTCTGTCCACTACAATCTGGTAATGAGGGGATACTCCCTCTATACTGCATAAGACTTCCTCAACCTGGGAAGGAAAGATATTCACTCCTCTAATGATCAGCATATCATCTGTTCTTCCTATGGGTTTATCCATCTTGATCGTTGTTCGCCCGCAGGAACATTTCTCCCTATAAATCCTGGTTATATCACCTGTTCTGTATCTTAAAACTGGTAAAGCTTCTTTCGTTAAGGTGGTCAACACCAATTCTCCACATTCCCCTTCGGGCAGAAGTTCTCCTGTCTTCGGATCCACTATCTCTGCTATAAAATGATCTTCAAATATATGCATACCATGTTGAGCAAAACACTCTCCTGCTACCCCCGGTCCTATCACCTCACTCAGGCCATAATTATCGTATGCCTTTATGTTGAATTCTATCTCGATCCTTTTTCTCATATTTTCTGTCCACGGCTCTGCGCCAAACAGGCCCACCCGCAATTTTAGATCTCTTTTAAGATTAATCCCCTCATTCTTCATCACATCCGCAATATGTAAAACATAAGATGGTGTCCCTATGAGCACTGTTACACCATAGTCTTTCATCAGCATAACCTGTCTCTTTGTATTGCCACTGGAGATGGGAATCACTGTTACCCCCACCTTTTCCAAACCGTAATGCAAGCCAAATCCACCTGTAAACAAACCGTAACCGAAAGAAACCTGCGCTATATCTTCTGCTGTTACCCCACCTGCCACTATAAAACGAGCAACTAAATTTTTCCACACCTCTACATCTTTTTGTGTATAACCCACAACAATAGGCTTGCCTGTTGTTCCTGATGAAGAATGAATACGCACTACCTGTTTTAACGGCACTGCAAACAATCCAAACGGATAGTTTGCCCTAAAATCATCCTTTGTAGTAAAGGGAACAAGCCTTAAGTCATTTAATGTTTTTATACTTGATGGTTTTAATCCTGCCTTATCCAACTTCTTTTTATAAAAAGGCACTCTTTTGTACACATAATCTACGATATATTGTAACTTATCCAATTGAAGCTTTTTTATCTTTTCTTCGGGTAATGTTTCATTCTTGTCCCAGATCATCATATCCCCCAAAAATAATCTGAAGGAAGCAATTTCACGCCTATCTCCTTTAATCTTTCTATCGCCTCAACCGTATCTTCAAATCTAAATATCATTACAGCCTTGCCGCTCAATACATTATTAAATGTGTACATATACTCAACACTCAAATCCTGTTTGGTGATAGATTGAAGAAGCTTAGCTAATCCCCCAGGCTTATCCTCCACTTCCATCGCCAAAACTTCATCCTTTCTTACAATCAAACCATTTTCTTTAAGAATGCTATATGCTACATCTGGTTTATCCACTACAAATCGCAAAATACCAAAATCCACCGTATCTGCTAAAGACATTGCTCTGATATTTACATCCTTCTCTCCCAAAAGTTCCACCACATGAGCGAATCTACCTTTCTTGTTCTCAATAAAAACAGAAAGCTGAGTAATCCTACACATTATTTCCTCCTAAAGCATTTCAACAAAGTATAAACACAAATCCTTAACTTATCAATAATATAACTCTTGCCTTTTCTTCTCTAAGGTGTATTATCTTACTCCATCTTACTTCTCTAAAGAGTGAAAAAATGGAAACAAAAAACTATGCTTTAAGAAATATTGCTATTATTGCCCATGTCGACCACGGCAAGACAACTCTGGTAGATGCTATGTTCAAACAATCTGGTATCTTCCGAGCAAATGAAAAGGTGAAGGAGTGCATTCTCGATACCTTAGACTTAGAAAGAGAACGAGGGATTACCATCATGGCCAAAAACACCTCAGTATGGTATCACAGTACAAAAATTAACATCGTAGATACGCCTGGCCATTCAGATTTTAGCGGTGAAGTAGAACGCACCTTAAAGATGGTGGATGGTGTTCTGCTGCTGGTAGATGCGGTGGAAGGTCCCATGCCTCAAACCCGCTTTGTTCTACACAAAGCTTTAGAACAAAAACTCACACCCATTGTGGTAATCAACAAAATAGACAAAAAAGAAGCTCGTCCCCAAGAAGTATTAAACGAGATCTACGACCTATTTATAGATTTAGATGCCGATGAAGACCTCCTTGCCTTTCCTGTGATCTATGCCGTTGGTCGTGAAGGTATAGCCAAAACAAACCTAAAAGATGAGAGCAAAGACTTAGGCCCTCTTTTCGAAACCATTATTAAAACTATTCCTGCTCCCAAGTCTCTGCGCACAGATACCCTACAAGTCCTGATTTCCAATTTAAGTTATGATAATTACATCGGACGGCTGGCAATCGGACGTATCTTTTCAGGACAAATTCAGTCAGGCAAAGAGATAGCCATTGCCAAGCTCAATGGAGATGTGCAAAAAGCAAAGATCGTTAAACTCTTCGTGTTTGAAGGCTTAAAACAACAACCTGTTACTCAAGCCGGTTGTGGAGAAATAGTAGCTATTGCTGGCATAGAAAACATTAAAATCGGAGAAACAATTACCCAATTAGCAGATCCTGTTGCCATGCCCCCCATCATTGTGGATGAACCTACTCTCAGTATGATGTTTACCGTTAATAAATCCCCTCTTGCCGGTGAAGAAGGCATGTTTGTCACCTCACAGCATTTAAAAGAAAGACTTCGTCGTGAGGCGCTGACCAATATTGCCATAAAGATAGAATCCACAGATTCCCATGAGGCATTTAAGGTATCAGGACGCGGAGAACTCCAACTCTCCATTCTTATTGAAACCATGCGTCGAGAAGGCTATGAATTTGAAGTTTCAAAACCAGAAATAATCACGAAGAATATAAACGATGTTGTCCATGAACCCATCGAAGAAATCCTGATAGATATCCCTGAGCCATACACAGGTATGGTGATTGAATTAATGAGCAAAAGGCGAGGAAAAATGCTAACTATGACAAATCATGGCACTGGATGGGTGCGTTTAAAATTCGAAGTACCAACACGAGGGTTAATCGGCTTCCGATCTGAATTTCTCACTGGCACCAAAGGAAAGGGAACCTTTAATGTAAGCTTTCTCCGATGGGATAAATGGCAGGGAGATATTCGCTATCGACAAACCGGAGCTCTGGTATCTGACCGCAGTGGCAATACCACTGCCTATGCTCTTCACAGCCTTAAAGACAGAGGCCAATTTTTTATCAAGCCAGTTACAGCCGTTTATAAAAAAATGATCGTTGGTGAACGAAATCGCAGCAAAGACCTCTGCATCAATGTATGCCGTCCTAAAAAATTGACCAATGTCCGGGCAGCCAGTTCCGACGAAGCCATTCAATTAGAACCCCCCCGAATCATGAGCCTGGAAAACTGCATAGAATTTGTCAATGAAGATGAGTTAATAGAAGTTACCCCAAAAAATGTCAGAATGCGTAAGTGCTAAATCTCACATCTTTATTCGTTGATTATATTTACCGTCAAGGAAATTACCAGCGGTATTTCCTTGACAACAAAGATTTAATAAGATATGTATATTGCTATGATTTTAACTGAAAGGAGAAAATAATGGAGTGGGACACTGAACGCCCGCCGTCTGTAAAAGAAACCATTAACCGTTTCAAGAGTAAATTCAATCTAAAATTGCCCGGCATTTCTATTATTATCATAATAATTGTTGTCATCTGGATTCTTTCAGGAATTTATACCGTAGCTCCCAATGAGGTTGGAGTGATGAAACGGTTTGGTAAATTTGTATATACCACCACACCAGGGGTTCATTATCATTTTCCCTATCCCATAGAATCAGTTTTAAAAGTAAAGGTGGATGAAGTTAAAAAAATGGAAATAGGTTACATGACTGTCTCTATGGGTCCACCTGCTCGTTATAGAGATATACCAGAGGAATCTTTAATGCTGACCGGAGATGAAAACATAGTAAGCATACAATTCATCTTGCAGTATAAAATAAAAGATGCCATCAAGTATCTGTTCAATGTGAGGAATGTTAGAGAAACTGTAAAAGATGCGGCAGAAGCAGCGATGAGAGAGGTGGTAGGAAAAATTAATATAGACGAAGTTCTCACTGTTAAAAAGTTCCAGGTTCAGCAGGATGTTAAAAACTTAACTCAAAGGATATTAGACAGCTATAAAACAGGAGTACTTATACAGGTAGTTCAGCTGCAGGATGTTCATCCTCCGAAATCAGTCATAGAAGCATTCAGGGATGTAGCATCAGCCAAAGAAGATAAAGTCAAAATTATAAATGAATCTGAAGGATATAGAAATGACATTCTGCCTAAAGCCAAGGGTGGTGCATCCAGGATAGTAAATGAAGCTCTCGCATACAAAGAAGCAAAAATCAAAGGTGCAAAGGGTGATACCAGCAGATTCATTCAAATCCTAAAGGAGTATCGAAAAGCCAAGGATATCACCAAAACACGCCTGTATATAGAAACTATGGAAGAGGTTCTACCTTCCGTTAAAAAGATAATCATAGAAGACAAAACGGGGAAAAATGTCCTCCCTATCCTTCCCCTGGAAGGAATGAAAGGACTACCCGAGAAGCAGATTGAGGAGAAACGATGAAGGGGAAACTGAGTATTATAGTTATAGCAATTATCATTGTCTTATTAATCGTTGTTAGCAGCTCTTTATATAGCGTTGACCAAACCAAACAAGCTATAGTCGTTCAGCTTGGCAAACCCGTAGGTGGCATTAAAGCTCCGGGTCTTCATGTTAAAACACCCTTCATTCAGCAAGTTATATATTTTGATAAGCGCCTTTTAGTTTATGATTCTCCACCTACTGAAATTATAACCAGTGACAAGAAAAATCTCATTATAGATAACTATTCAAAATGGTACATAGAAGATCCTCTCCAATTCTATAAAAGCGTGAAAAATGAAGCAGGAGCTCAAGCCCGATTAGATGATATCGTATATGCTCAGCTGAGGGTTGAAATGGGAAAACACACCCTTTCCGAAATTGTGTCCAAGTTTAGAAATCAGATTATGGTAACGGTAACCAAAAAATGCGATATGATTGGCAAATCCTATGGGATTAGAATTACGGATGTCCGCATCAAAAGGGCTGACCTGCCTGAACAGAATGAACAACATGTCTTTGAGAGAATGAGGGCGGAAAGATCCAGAGAGGCAAAGAGATACCGGTCTGAAGGAGAAGAGGAGGCACTTAAAATCAGGGCAGGTGCAGATAAAGAAAGAACTATTATATTGGCAGAAGCCGAAAGAAAAGCAGAAGTATTAAAGGGCGAAGGTGATGCAGTAGCCTTTAAGATTTATGCCGAAGCCTATAGTCAAGACCCTGAATTTTATGCATTTACAAGAAGCCTGGAAGCCTATAAAAATTCCTTGAAAGACAACATGACGCTTGTGGCAGCACCAGATTCTCAATTCCTCAAATACCTTCTGCCTAAGAAAAAATAATTCTATTGAACAGAAAGTTTCCTTAGGTAATAATGTAAGTGTGGCTCCTTCCT contains these protein-coding regions:
- the hflC gene encoding protease modulator HflC codes for the protein MKGKLSIIVIAIIIVLLIVVSSSLYSVDQTKQAIVVQLGKPVGGIKAPGLHVKTPFIQQVIYFDKRLLVYDSPPTEIITSDKKNLIIDNYSKWYIEDPLQFYKSVKNEAGAQARLDDIVYAQLRVEMGKHTLSEIVSKFRNQIMVTVTKKCDMIGKSYGIRITDVRIKRADLPEQNEQHVFERMRAERSREAKRYRSEGEEEALKIRAGADKERTIILAEAERKAEVLKGEGDAVAFKIYAEAYSQDPEFYAFTRSLEAYKNSLKDNMTLVAAPDSQFLKYLLPKKK